The following proteins are encoded in a genomic region of [Eubacterium] hominis:
- the amrA gene encoding AmmeMemoRadiSam system protein A: MLLAAYMVPHPPILLNEIGKGEEQKINKTKQAYEQIAKEIAKLRPDTILIFSPHAPSYRNYIAISSGDEAKGDFSQFHASQVSFHERYDKKLIEKIEKEAQIAKIPAGTLGDDAQLLDHGTMVPLYFIEKEYHDFEIVRIGVSDLDIDIQVTFGKCIAKAIKEMNQKIVVIASGDLSHRLKADGPYGYCEEGPVFDKEIVRIMKENDFDALQTINQSVLKECAQCGLPSFLMLTGILSQYAYRTRFLSYEGTFGVGYGICAIDIEKDPFVALAKMSLEHYVRYHTVLSSAFIPEKMNMPKAVFVSLHINNRLRGCIGTLAPMKKNVGEEIIANAISAGTRDPRFHAVRKEELHLIEYSVDILGDPEPASCDDDLDVKRYGVIVDDGLRRGVLLPDLEGVDTFDQQLRIALSKAGIDEADDFRIQRFEVIRHHEM; this comes from the coding sequence TGAACAAATCGCAAAAGAAATCGCAAAACTGCGACCAGATACTATATTGATATTTTCTCCACATGCGCCAAGTTACCGTAATTATATCGCGATATCATCTGGTGATGAAGCAAAAGGAGATTTCTCACAGTTTCATGCATCACAAGTAAGTTTTCATGAAAGATATGATAAAAAATTGATTGAGAAAATAGAAAAAGAGGCACAAATAGCAAAGATACCAGCGGGAACATTGGGTGATGATGCACAGCTGCTGGATCATGGTACGATGGTACCTCTGTATTTCATTGAAAAAGAATATCATGATTTTGAAATCGTACGAATTGGAGTCAGCGATTTGGATATCGATATACAAGTCACTTTTGGGAAATGCATCGCAAAAGCGATAAAAGAAATGAATCAAAAAATCGTTGTAATCGCAAGTGGGGATTTATCTCATCGATTAAAAGCAGATGGTCCTTATGGATATTGTGAAGAAGGTCCAGTGTTTGATAAAGAAATCGTTCGAATTATGAAAGAAAATGATTTTGATGCATTACAGACAATCAATCAATCCGTATTAAAAGAATGTGCACAATGTGGGCTTCCTTCTTTTCTGATGCTAACGGGTATTTTATCTCAATATGCTTATCGTACAAGGTTTTTATCATATGAGGGAACCTTTGGTGTGGGATATGGTATTTGCGCAATCGATATAGAAAAAGACCCCTTTGTGGCGCTTGCGAAAATGTCTTTAGAACACTATGTTCGTTATCATACGGTATTATCATCTGCTTTTATTCCAGAAAAGATGAATATGCCGAAGGCAGTATTTGTATCTCTACATATAAATAATCGTCTTAGAGGCTGTATTGGAACTTTGGCACCAATGAAAAAGAATGTTGGAGAAGAGATTATCGCAAATGCAATCTCTGCAGGAACAAGAGATCCGCGTTTTCATGCGGTCAGAAAAGAAGAACTGCATTTGATAGAATATAGTGTGGACATACTTGGTGATCCTGAACCAGCAAGTTGTGATGATGATTTAGATGTGAAACGATATGGTGTGATTGTGGATGATGGATTACGTCGAGGAGTATTGTTGCCTGATTTAGAAGGTGTAGATACATTTGATCAGCAATTACGCATTGCTTTGTCAAAAGCAGGTATCGATGAAGCTGATGATTTCAGGATTCAAAGATTTGAGGTGATTCGCCATCATGAAATGTGA